From the Sulfuriferula nivalis genome, the window AGCGCATGTGGCTGCATATTTGAATCAGCAGTATTACAAATTCAAATAGTCAGGCACAGCGAGATTATTTGCTGAGGTCTATACCTTCGGTAATGATGTCATTTAATAACTGCTCAACTTGTTTGAATATTTCGCGTGAACTGCGCGCTTTCACTACAGGTGGTTTGCGGTAGCTTACGTATATCATGTTGGGTTGGGCAGGCAGATTGTAAACCGCAATGCTGTATGGGCAGACCATAATGTTGGTAGGGTCTGCCTCCATCATGCTCCGAGACAGAGTGGCACTGCAAAATTCTATTTGTTCCGCGTTTAAATATACTTCCTTGCTCGCCCCTAAATCCTTGCCAGTGCGTGCCAGCATTTCGCTGATATGATTGATGTGGTTGATTTTCAAGCCGCGTCCTTCGACAGAACTGACGATCGAATCCCGTACTGTCTCAAAA encodes:
- a CDS encoding DUF302 domain-containing protein; the protein is MKNLILALFLSYSAASMAADTNEFSHIYQTQGDFETVRDSIVSSVEGRGLKINHINHISEMLARTGKDLGASKEVYLNAEQIEFCSATLSRSMMEADPTNIMVCPYSIAVYNLPAQPNMIYVSYRKPPVVKARSSREIFKQVEQLLNDIITEGIDLSK